A stretch of the Argentina anserina chromosome 6, drPotAnse1.1, whole genome shotgun sequence genome encodes the following:
- the LOC126800180 gene encoding protein WVD2-like 4, whose product MESENGVTLGDDNCAAVEKHVGESIPDSNIEGNNVDANTEVPTMNGESETVSKDEGINSSGGAVEVAATVRLGKNSKTKKDLHAPNNGASKGKLAKDKPNGKGATPISRIQRTVLSQSLSFPARGARVDAMKKSIDVYPAKTEVKHTRGNATKAEAPFPSSRSSNVNRRASNRIQSNDENKAGGASVVRRTTLASITSMRCSASGKSGAVTGSSETARSVGQSLTAIKTTQLTKEDDDAHSIASSTTPGGRRSSSSGFSFRLDERAEKRKEFFTKLEEKIQAKEAEKNNSQAKSKENQEAEIKQLRKSLTFRAAPMPSFYKEPPPKIEIKKIPTTRPISPKLGRHKNSIPSLNSPSEDGGMCLSPLLARERNKSTKGLKEKAEKDIAEPKKPIRKSQHRLHSHENGAAKAEGKPSKSQLKEISKEEKDSLTACTGETKESFQDQSGHASECNDKIDEVSVDQTKEPVLSAAPAPEIMSQEVTIAAPARDIMPREVTIGV is encoded by the exons ATGGAGTCTGAAAATGGGGTTACTTTGGGGGATGACAATTGTGCTGCTGTGGAAAAGCATGTAGGAGAATCCATACCTGATTCTAACATTGAAGGAAACAATGTTGATGCTAACACAGAAGTTCCTACCATGAATGGAGAATCTGAAACTGTAAGCAAAGATGAAGGCATTAACTCTTCAGGAGGTGCAGTTGAAGTTGCTGCAACTGTTCGGCTTGGTAAAAATTCGAAAACAAAAAAG GATCTCCATGCTCCAAACAATGGTGCTTCAAAGGGAAAGTTGGCCAAGGATAAACCCAATGGGAAAGGTGCAACTCCAATCTCTCGTATACAGAGGACAGTACTTTCTCAGAGTCTTTCATTTCCAGCGAGAGGAGCTCGTGTTGATGCAATGAAGAAGAGCATTGATGTGTACCCAGCTAAAACAGAAGTCAAACATACTCGAGGTAATGCAACCAAAGCTGAGGCCCCGTTTCCATCTTCTCGTTCGAGCAATGTAAATAGGCGTGCATCTAACAGAATACAGTCAAATGATGAGAACAAAGCTGGTGGTGCTTCTGTAGTTAGGAGGACTACTTTAGCATCGATAACTAGCATGAGATGCTCTGCA TCAGGCAAGTCTGGTGCTGTGACTGGTTCATCTGAAACGGCCCG ATCAGTTGGCCAGAGCTTAACTGCCATAAAAACAACCCAGCTAACcaaagaggatgatgatgctCATTCCATTGCTTC AAGCACTACACCTGGTGGCCGGCGGAGCAGTAGTTCTGGGTTTTCCTTCAGGTTGGATGAACGTGCTGAAAAAAGGAAGGAG TTCTTTACAAAGCTTGAAGAAAAGATACAGGCCAAAGAAGCAGAAAAGAATAATTCACAAGCAAAATCAAAG GAAAATCAGGAAGCAGAGATCAAGCAACTGAGAAAGAGCCTGACATTTAGGGCAGCTCCTATGCCAAGTTTCTATAAAGAGCCTCCTccgaaaattgaaataaagaaG ATACCAACCACACGTCCCATATCTCCAAAGCTTGGAAGGCACAAAAACTCCATTCCTTCACTGAACAGCCCTTCAGAAGATGGGGGGATGTGTCTTAGCCCACTTCTGGCTCGAGAACGGAACAAGTCAACCAAAGGGTTGAAGGAGAAAGCCGAAAAGGATATTGCAGAACCAAAGAAGCCTATTAGGAAGTCCCAACATCGGCTTCATTCTCATGAAAATGGGGCTGCTAAAGCGGAGGGAAAGCCCAGTAAGTCACAGCTGAAGGAGATCAGCAAGGAAGAAAAAGATAGCCTGACAGCATGCACTGGAGAGACAAAAGAAAGCTTCCAGGACCAATCTGGGCATGCGTCCGAGTGCAATGATAAGATCGACGAAGTGAGTGTTGATCAGACCAAAGAACCAGTCCTCAGTGCAGCTCCTGCCCCTGAGATCATGTCTCAAGAAGTTACCATTGCAGCTCCTGCTCGTGATATCATGCCTCGAGAAGTTACCATTGGAGTTTAA
- the LOC126800181 gene encoding fasciclin-like arabinogalactan protein 15: MDSHIHGSSFVSFFFILSTLFSLSSAAAAALPRNPKPTSPKSNSSAQIHSNSVLVALLDSHYTELAELVEKALLLQTLEEAVGHHNITIFAPRNEALDRHLDPEFKRFLLEPGNLKSLQTLLMFHIIPKRIGSDQWPQDSGSGRHRTLCKNEHLHLSSKDSGNKAVDSAEVVRPDDVIRPDGLIHGIERVLIPLSVQEDFNRRRSLRSISAVIPEGAPEVDPRTHRLKKPAPAVPAGAPPVLPIYDAMAPGPSLAPAPAPGPGGPRHHFDGESQVKDFIHTLLHYGGYNEMADILVNLTSLATEMGRLVSEGYVLTVLAPNDEAMAKLTTDQLSEPGAPEQIVYYHIIPEYQTEESMYNSVRRFGKVQYDTLRLPHRVTAQEADGSVKFGSGDVSAYLFDPDIYTDGRISVQGIDEVLFPVEELEKKATTQVVKAAAVKPRRGKLMEVACSMLGTLGQFSSCQ, translated from the exons ATGGATTCCCACATCCACGGTAGCTCCTtcgtttccttcttcttcatcctctCCACTCTCTTCTCActctcctccgccgccgccgccgcattGCCCCGCAACCCAAAACCCACCTCCCCCAAGTCCAACTCCTCCGCCCAGATTCACTCCAACTCCGTCCTCGTCGCCCTCCTCGACTCCCACTACACCGAGCTCGCCGAGCTCGTCGAGAAGGCCCTCCTCCTCCAGACCCTCGAGGAAGCCGTCGGCCACCACAACATCACCATCTTCGCCCCGAGAAATGAGGCCCTCGATCGCCACCTCGACCCCGAATTCAAGCGCTTCTTGCTCGAGCCCGGCAATCTCAAGTCCCTCCAGACTCTTCTCATGTTCCACATTATCCCCAAGCGTATCGGGTCCGACCAATGGCCCCAAGACTCCGGCTCGGGTCGCCACCGCACCCTCTGTAAAAACGAGCATCTCCATTTGTCGAGCAAAGACTCCGGGAACAAGGCCGTGGATTCCGCCGAGGTTGTCCGGCCCGACGACGTGATCCGACCCGACGGTCTCATCCACGGAATCGAAAGAGTCCTAATTCCTCTCTCAGTTCAAGAAGACTTCAACCGGAGAAGAAGTCTCCGGTCCATTTCCGCCGTTATACCGGAGGGTGCTCCGGAGGTGGATCCGAGAACCCACCGCCTCAAGAAACCGGCACCCGCGGTACCCGCCGGAGCTCCCCCGGTTCTGCCCATTTACGACGCTATGGCGCCGGGTCCTTCTCTAGCTCCGGCGCCGGCGCCCGGACCCGGCGGTCCCCGCCACCACTTCGACGGCGAGAGCCAGGTTAAGGACTTCATTCATACTCTTTTGCATTACGGCGGGTACAACGAAATGGCCGATATCTTAGTCAACCTGACGTCACTGGCGACGGAGATGGGTCGGTTAGTGTCAGAGGGTTATGTTCTCACAGTATTGGCGCCAAACGATGAAGCCATGGCGAAGCTGACGACGGACCAGTTGAGCGAGCCGGGTGCGCCGGAGCAGATTGTGTACTATCATATCATACCGGAATATCAAACGGAGGAGAGTATGTACAACTCAGTGAGGAGATTTGGGAAGGTGCAGTATGATACACTGAGGTTGCCTCACCGGGTTACGGCCCAGGAGGCTGATGGGTCGGTGAAATTCGGGTCGGGTGATGTGTCGGCGTATCTTTTCGACCCGGATATATACACTGATGGTCGGATTTCGGTGCAAGGCATTGATGAGGTTCTGTTTCCGGTTGAAGAGTTAGAAAAGAAAGCAACAACTCAGGTTGTTAAGGCTGCGGCAGTTAAGCCCAGAAGAG GGAAGTTGATGGAAGTAGCATGTAGTATGCTTGGAACTCTTGGGCAGTTCTCTTCTTGCCAATGA